Proteins from one Telopea speciosissima isolate NSW1024214 ecotype Mountain lineage chromosome 1, Tspe_v1, whole genome shotgun sequence genomic window:
- the LOC122654848 gene encoding uncharacterized protein LOC122654848 yields the protein MATDERVGAEIIRGKEACDRFSAELMKELGFPSGVLPMGDLEECGRVRSTGFVWWKCKAPYEHFNPATNTKNSYAAETTAYVEKGRMKKMTGCKARTPLKLWVPVAEMYIDGNKMSFKSSMGVGKSFPLVSFMNEEEKKACLQQNGSAAN from the exons ATGGCTACCGATGAGAGAGTTGGGGCTGAAATCATCCGTGGAAAGGAAGCCTGTGATCGATTTTCGGCGGAGCTTATGAAAGAGCTTGGATTCCCTAGTGGTGTCCTTCCCATGGGAGACCTTGAAGAATGCGGGAGGGTGAGATCCACGGGCTTCGTTTGGTGGAAATGCAAAGCCCCTTATGAGCACTTCAATCCAGCTACAAACACCAAGAACAGCTATGCTGCCGAGACCACTGCCTATGTTGAAAAggggaggatgaagaagatgaccGGATGCAAGGCCAGGACACCACTGAAGCTGTGGGTTCCGGTGGCAGAGATGTACATCGACGGAAACAAGATGTCCTTCAAGTCATCCATGGGAGTCGGCAAATCCTTCCCTCTCGTCTCTTTTATgaacgaagaagaaaagaaggcttGTCTCCAACAAAAT GGCA GTGCAGCAAATTAA
- the LOC122654832 gene encoding uncharacterized protein LOC122654832 — protein sequence MATDERAGAEIIVGKEACDLFTAELIKELGFPSGVSPPRELEECGRVRSTGFVWWKCKAPYEHFNVGTNSKNSYAAKTTAYVEKGKMKKMSGCKSRTPLKLWVTVVEMYLDGNKITFKSSVGVTKSFPLISFMNEGEKKAYLLQN from the coding sequence ATGGCTACTGATGAGAGAGCTGGAGCTGAAATCATCGTTGGAAAGGAAGCCTGTGATCTATTTACAGCGGAGCTAATAAAAGAGCTTGGATTTCCTAGTGGTGTCTCTCCACCGAGAGAGCTGGAAGAATGTGGAAGGGTGAGATCCACGGGGTTCGTGTGGTGGAAATGCAAAGCTCCCTATGAGCACTTCAATGTGGGGACCAACTCCAAGAACAGCTATGCTGCCAAGACCACTGCTTATGTTGAAAaggggaagatgaagaagatgagcgGATGCAAGAGCAGGACACCGCTGAAGCTGTGGGTTACGGTAGTGGAGATGTACCTCGACGGAAACAAGATCACCTTCAAGTCATCCGTGGGGGTCACCAAGTCCTTTCCCCTCATCTCTTTTATGAacgaaggagaaaagaaggctTATCTCCTACAAAATTAA